One genomic region from Halobacteriovoraceae bacterium encodes:
- a CDS encoding aspartate ammonia-lyase, whose amino-acid sequence MKNKKHNRTSIVTGATGEHYVAAELSKRGYIVSLTPRNTHTVDILASSIDGTKTISIQVKTRSDCIKKWTLSPKEEEVSGTKFFYIFVNLMNDEYYPEFHIVRSKVVVEYIKNSHDNWRKRNGENRHSKMRFFSDEECKYLDKWSSLGLDE is encoded by the coding sequence ATGAAGAACAAAAAGCATAATAGAACAAGTATTGTAACTGGAGCGACAGGAGAACATTATGTTGCAGCAGAGTTGTCTAAACGTGGTTATATAGTAAGTTTGACACCCAGGAATACTCATACGGTTGATATTTTGGCATCCAGTATAGATGGAACTAAAACTATATCCATTCAGGTTAAAACAAGGTCAGATTGTATAAAAAAATGGACTCTTTCTCCCAAGGAGGAAGAAGTATCTGGAACAAAGTTTTTTTATATCTTTGTTAATTTAATGAATGACGAATACTATCCTGAATTTCACATAGTAAGAAGTAAAGTCGTTGTCGAATACATCAAAAATAGTCATGATAATTGGAGAAAACGGAATGGAGAAAATAGACACTCAAAGATGAGGTTTTTTTCTGATGAAGAGTGTAAATATCTAGATAAATGGAGCTCTCTAGGACTAGATGAATAA